A region from the Algoriphagus machipongonensis genome encodes:
- a CDS encoding ROK family protein, giving the protein MERAILGLDIGGTGIKGGVLIKGHLEDIRSIPTPADQDKEHILETIALFIESYLDYDISGIGIGIPGLVDVNEGIVLGLANIPAFQHVELRKFITERFSKPVFINNDANCFALGVYKFGVGKQFKNLVGITLGTGVGGGIVINGHLYSGVTSAAGEWCSAPYLDENYEYYCSGKFFHNLYHQRPKTLAKKAAAGDPIALKAFEEYGYHLGELIKTILFALAPEAIVLGGSIRKSYPFFKDALYKNLTTFPYPTVLDKLQILLSELDETGIHGAVALVEVEPETVNS; this is encoded by the coding sequence ATGGAAAGAGCCATTTTGGGATTGGACATCGGAGGCACCGGCATCAAAGGAGGTGTATTGATCAAAGGTCATTTAGAAGATATCAGATCAATACCTACCCCTGCTGATCAAGACAAGGAGCATATATTAGAAACAATTGCATTGTTTATTGAATCTTACCTGGATTATGATATTTCTGGAATAGGAATAGGAATCCCCGGTTTAGTTGATGTAAATGAAGGCATCGTATTGGGCTTGGCAAATATCCCCGCTTTCCAGCATGTTGAGCTTAGAAAGTTTATCACCGAAAGATTCTCCAAACCTGTTTTTATCAATAATGACGCAAATTGCTTCGCTTTAGGAGTGTATAAATTTGGAGTTGGAAAACAATTCAAAAACCTAGTCGGAATCACCCTTGGTACCGGTGTTGGAGGAGGAATAGTAATCAATGGCCACTTGTACAGTGGGGTCACCTCTGCAGCTGGAGAGTGGTGCAGCGCTCCTTATTTAGATGAAAATTACGAGTATTACTGCAGCGGAAAATTCTTCCATAATCTATACCACCAGAGACCAAAAACCCTCGCTAAAAAAGCGGCTGCAGGTGATCCAATCGCCTTAAAAGCATTTGAAGAATATGGATATCATTTAGGTGAATTGATCAAAACCATCCTTTTTGCCTTAGCGCCTGAAGCGATTGTTTTAGGAGGATCTATCCGAAAATCATACCCATTCTTTAAAGATGCTTTGTATAAAAATTTAACCACTTTCCCCTATCCTACCGTGCTGGACAAGCTTCAGATTTTATTATCTGAATTGGATGAAACGGGAATTCATGGTGCTGTAGCCCTTGTGGAAGTGGAACCAGAAACTGTAAATAGTTAG